In Mytilus trossulus isolate FHL-02 chromosome 14, PNRI_Mtr1.1.1.hap1, whole genome shotgun sequence, a genomic segment contains:
- the LOC134698072 gene encoding putative leucine-rich repeat-containing protein DDB_G0290503: MLCRSRNRLSGHEDSEKDKQRIVQLMEENITFQQNIRELKTMLSSTSNTQQQEVHQLKQELSNIRSKDNLHIYELNQETEGLTQKIRNLEKQVEDLNKRLSTKTVEHQQEIRHLKNEFSSKRTKENAQMSELKEKQNEFREQKIRKLEEQVQELNKRLSNDTDGHQQEIRQLNQELSSTRLKDSANISELTKQKDVLEQKTRKLEEEVQDLKNRLSNNTDGHVQEIHQLKQELSSTRTNAKGQVSQLQSQKNELEQKSRNLEKEVQVLNNSLSGTASTHQQEVNRLTKALNDTRGELSAKLFELTNQNKGMEQTAKEREEQVQNLNNRIYWAEQSQTEAQRQIEGYKQEASNANSTIQTYQQQIAGYKQEASKANSTIQTYQQQIEGYQRYQLKDVFYDIIECPPEK; this comes from the exons ACTATCAGGCCATGAGGATTcagaaaaggacaaacaaagaATAGTTCAGTTAATGGAAGAAAATATAACTTTCCAACAGAACATCAGAGAATTGAAAACTAt gctatcaagtacttccaataCACAACAACAAGAAGTTCATCAGCTGAAACAAGAACTAAGTAACATAAG ATCAAAAGACAACTTACATATATATGAGCTGAATCAAGAAACGGAAGGTCTGACTCAGAAAATAAGAAATCTCGAAAAGCAAGTAGAAGATCTTAACAAAAG GCTTTCTACAAAGACAGTTGAACATCAACAGGAAATTCGTCATCTGAAAAATGAATTTAGTAGCAAAAG GACAAAAGAAAATGCTCAAATGTCAgaactgaaagaaaaacaaaacgaGTTCCGagaacaaaaaataagaaagcTTGAAGAGCAGGTGCAAGAACTCAATAAAAG GCTTTCAAATGATACAGATGGACATCAACAGGAAATTCGTCAACTGAACCAAGAATTAAGTAGCACTAG ATTAAAAGATAGTGCAAACATCTCAGAACTAACAAAACAAAAGGATGTTTTGGAACAGAAAACACGAAAGCTTGAAGAGGAAGTTCAAGATCTCAAAAATAG GCTTTCAAACAATACAGATGGACATGTACAAGAAATTCATCAACTGAAACAAGAATTAAGTAGCACTAG AACAAATGCAAAGGGACAAGTTTCACAACTGCAAAGCCAAAAGAACGAATTAGAACAAAAATCGAGAAACCTGGAAAAAGAAGTACAAGTCCTTAACAACAG TCTTTCAGGCACAGCAAGCACTCATCAACAGGAAGTAAATCGGCTGACAAAAGCACTAAATGACACTCG AGGTGAATTAAGTGCTAAATTATTTGAGCTTACAAACCAAAATAAAGGAATGGAGCAGACAGCAAAGGAACGTGAAGAGCAAGTACAAAACCTAAATAATAG GATTTACTGGGCTGAACAATCACAAACAGAGGCTCAAAGACAAATAGAAGGTTATAAACAAGAAGCTTCGAATGCCAACTCAACGATACAAACGTATCAGCAGCAGATTGCAGGTTACAAGCAAGAAGCGTCGAAGGCCAACTCAACGATACAAACGTATCAGCAGCAGATCGAAGGTTATCAAAG ATATCAGTTAAAAGatgtattttatgatataatagaATGCCCACCTGAAAAATGA